The following DNA comes from Mesorhizobium sp. B2-1-8.
GCTTTTGCGGCTGTGCGCCCGCATCGGCTATTCGCCACCTGCCGTCCTCTGACGAATTCGCCCCGGCACCGCCGGAATGATTTCAGAGGAAAGATCAGACATGACCTATCAGAACTATTCGCTGAAGCAGCTTCAGCAGATCGACGCCGCGCATCATCTCCATCCCTTCACCGACCACAAGGAGCTGCGTGAGGCAGGCGCGCGCGTCATCACCCACGCCAAGGGTCCGTTCATCTACGATTCCGAAGGGACGGAACTGCTGGACGGCATGGCCGGCCTGTGGTGCGTCAATATCGGCTACGGCCGTGACGAACTGGCCGAGGCCGCCTATGCCCAGATGAAGGAACTGCCTTACTACAATTCCTTCTTCAAATGTTCGACGCCGACGCCGGTGCTGTTGTCGAAGAAGCTGGCCGAGATCGCGCCACGCAACGTCAACCAGGTGTTTTATGGCTCGTCCGGTTCGGAGGCCAACGACACCGCGTTGCGCCTCGTGCGCCACTATTGGGTGCTGGAAGGCAAGCCGGAGAAGAACCGCGTCATCTCGCGCAAGATGGCCTATCACGGCTCGACCATCGCCGGCACTTCGCTCGGCGGCATGGATGCCATGCACAAGCAGCTCAACGGTGCGGTGCCCAACATCGTCCATGTGATGATGCCCTATGCCTATGATCTGGCTCTGCCTGGCGAAAGCGACCATGATTTCGGCCTGCGCGCGGCAAAGTCCGTCGAGGACGCCATCCTCGAGGCTGGCGCCGACAAGGTCGCGGCTTTCATTGGCGAGCCGGTGATGGGCGCGGGCGGCGTCAAGATCCCGCCGGCGAGCTACTGGCCCGAAGTGCAGCGCATCTGCCGCAAATACGATGTGCTTTTGATGCTGGACGAGGTCATCACCGGCTATGGCCGTACCGGCGAGTGGTTCGCGGCTCAGACCTTCGGCATCGAAGCGGACACCATCACCACGGCCAAGGCGCTGACATCGGGCTATCAGCCTCTGTCGGCGCTGCTGGTTGGCGACCGCATTGCCTCGACGCTGGTCGAGAAGGGCGGCGAGTTCAACCATGGCTACACCTATTCGGGGCATCCCGTGGCCTGCGCCGTGGCACTGAAGAACCTCGAGATCATCGAACAGGAAGGCCTGGTCGACCGCGTCAGGAACGACACCGGCCCTTATTTCGCCAGGGCTTTGCAGGAGCGTATTGCCGGGCATGATCTGGTCGGCGAGGTGCGGTCGATCGGCCTGATGGGTGCCATCGAGATCGTCAAGGACAAGGCGACGAAGGAGCGCTTCCTGCCGTCGGGGAGTGCCGCGGTGACGGTTCGCGATCATGCAATCGCAAATGGCATGATGCTGCGCGCCACCGGCGATACGATGATCCTGTCGCCGCCGCTGATCTGGACCCGCGACACCATCGACATGGCCTGCGAGCGCATCGGCAAGGCGCTCGACCTGGCGCAGGCGGACCTGCGCAGGCGGTAGAACGAAACCGGGCGTCCGTTGATTGGGCGCCCGGCCCTAAAAATCCGTCGCGGCGGGAACGAATATCACCCGACGCGCAGCTGTTGGGGGCTGTATTCATGAGCAGGACGGGCAAGAGCCGGCGCAGCCGAGAGGCCGCGTTGCGGCCGAACGGTCGATCAGCGCCGCTGAAGCCGGCCAGCCGAGCGGTAAAAGTAAATTCGCCGGTTTTCGTCTAAGACTTGAATGAGCGCCGCGGAACTTTGATTTTGCGCATTGTCGAGATGATGCGCTAGAACCAATCGGCATACCCACCGATGGGGAAACAACATGGCCGGACAACCGCTCAACCAGCCGGCTGAAATTCCAGCCGAACTCGATCGCTGGAACTGGGGCGCCTTCTTCCTCAACTGGATTTGGGGCATTGGCAACAGCACCTTCATCGCGCTGCTGGCGCTGATCCCCGTCGTCAACCTCATCATGATCATCGTGCTCGGCGCGCGCGGGAGCCGCTGGGCCTGGCGGAACCGTGCCTGGCGCGACGCCGAGCAATTCCGCAAGACGCAGCGCAACTGGGCGATCGCCGGCCTTGCCGTCTGGGTGGTCAGCATCGGCGGCTGTGCGACGATGGTCGGCAGCATCCCTTTCGTGCTCAAAGGCAGCGACGCCTTCCGCATGACCATGGACGCCGTCCGCGCCGATACCCGGGTGAAGGCCGCCATCGGCGACGATGTGACCAACAATTTCTGGGTCGGAGGCCACCTCAACGTCAATGCGAATGGCGCGGGCGACGCCCAATTCAGCATTCCCGTCCACGGCGCCAAGGGCAAAGGCACCGTGTTTTCTCATCTGGTTCGCAATGCTGGCACTTGGAGCACGCGCCTGCTCGTGGTCCGCGTGGATGGGGTCGATGCACCGATCGTGCTGACCAATGAAGATCACGTGCCGATCCCGGGTGCGGCGATCGGAATATAGACGGATCGTCGGTAATAAAGGGACCGGAAATGCAAAAACCGCGCCCCATCGGGAACGCGGCTTTGCCAGGTACGCATGGCGTTTCGCTACCAAGACACTTGCGAAACTTACGGGCTCCGGTACGCGAGACCTGATCCGGAGCGCCGGGCGGATACGATATGTCCGCCTCGCAATCCGTTTTATAGGGACATCGTTACCGCGGAGTTATCGAGAACTTAAGCAAATCTAAATTTACGGTGCTCTCTCAGGGAAGGTCCGAAAAAACTCCATCGAATCCGGTGTTTACGCTGAATTGCCGCGTAGAAAATTAATTATACCGGAGAAATCGGCGCCGCCATGGCCCTGGGCGTTGAACAAGGCATAGAGCTGCGCCGCTTCGGCGCCAAGCGGCGTCACCGCGCCGGCGCCAAGCGCTGCTTCCTGGGACAATTTCAGGTCTTTCAGCATGAGAGCCGCCGCAAATCCCGGCTTGTAATCCTTGTTGGCGGGCGAAGTGGGCACGGGGCCGGGCACCGGGCAATAGGTGGTCAACGACCAGCACTGGCCCGACGACGTCGAGGCGACGTCGAACAGCGCCTGATGCGACAGGCCGAGTTTTTCCGCCAGTACGAAAGCCTCGGCGACGCCGATCATCGAAATGCCGAGGATCATGTTGTTGCAGATCTTGGCGGCCTGGCCGGCGCCGTCACCGCCGCAATGGACGATGCGGCCGGCCATCGGCTTCAGGATCGGCTCGGCGGCAGCGAAGGCACCGTCGGACCCGCCAGCCATGAAGGTCAATGTACCGGCCGTGGCACCACCGGTGCCGCCGGAAACAGGCGCATCGATTGAGAGCAGGCCGCGCTTCGCGGCAATCGCATGCGCCTTGCGCGCCGATTCCACGTCGATGGTCGAGGAATCGATGAACAAGGCATTTTTCTTCGCCTTGGGGGCGATGTCCTCATAGACCGACAAAACATGCTTGCCGGCGGGCAGCATGGTGATGACCGTGTCGGCATCCTTCACGGCGGCGACCGCATTGGCCATGACCGTGATGCCATGCTCGCGCGCGACCGTGAGGTTCTCCGGCATCAGGTCAAAACCATGCACGGCATGTCCCGCCTTGACCAGGTTGGCGGCCATTGGATTGCCCATGTTGCCGAGGCCGATGAAGGCGATGGTGGTCATAGTGGCGCTCCGTGATTGGGGTAAGCGGGCAGTAGGCAGTAGGCAGTAGGCAGTAGGCAGTAGGCAGTAGGCAGTAGGCAGTAGGCAATCTATTCCGGCGCAAGTTTTCTGATGAGTTGGCGAAGCATTTTTCCGATGCCCTCGCTTGCTAACAGCATGCTGTCAGCTTGATCTTGCGTGGCAAGACCGATGCGCTCGGCGATCTGGAGGTGGGTCTCCAACTCCTTCAGGGAGCCTTGGGCGATCCTGAGAAATTGCTGATATGAGCCTCGATTGTCCCGGCCATAGCCTTCTGCAATGTTTGCAGGAATAGAGGTTGCAGAGCGGCGGATTTGGCTGGTCAGGCCATACAATTCCTCTTTAGGCCATGCTTTAGTCAAGGCGTATATCGCGACGGCCAGATCCATCGCCTGCTGCCATACGATAAGATCCTTGTACGAATTGATCGTGCCGGTCATCTGCCTACTGCCTACTGCCTTTACCGTCCTATCAGTGCGCGCGCGATGATGACGCGCATGATCTCGTTGGTGCCTTCGAGAATCTGGTGCACGCGCAGGTCGCGCACCAGCTTCTCGATGCCGTAGTCGTGTAGATAGCCGTAGCCGCCGAGCAGTTGCAGCGCATCGTTGGCGACGTCGAAGCCGGTGTCGGTGACGAAGCGCTTGGCCATTGCCGACCATTTGCCGGCGTCCGGCGCCTTGCGGTCGAGTTTCGAGGCCGCCGCATAGAGGAAGATGCGCGCGGCCTGCAACTCTGTCTCCATGTCGGCCAGCCTGAACTGCAGCGCCTGGAACTGGTTGATCTTCGAGCCGAAGGCCTTGCGTTCGGCAGTATAAGACAGCGCCTTGTCGAGCGCCGACTGCGCGCCGCCCAGCGAACAGGCGGCGATATTCAGCCGGCCCCCATCGAGCCCGGCCATGGCAATGCCGAAACCGGCGCCTTCGCCCGACAAAAGGTTCTCCGCCGGCACCTTGCAGTCCTCGAAGATGACCTGGCGGGTCGATTGCATGTGCCAGCCCATCTTGTGCTCGTTGGCGCCGAAGGAGAGGCCGGGCGCATCCTTGGGCACGACAATAGTGGAGATGCCTTTCGGGCCGTCGGCGCCGGTGCGCACCATGACGGCGTAGACATCGCTGTCGCCAGCGCCGGAGATGAACTGCTTGGCGCCGTTGAGAACATAGTCGCCGCCGCTCTTCACCGCGCGCGTCTTCAATGCGGCGGCATCGGAGCCGGAACCCGGCTCGGTCAGGCAATAGCTCGCCAGCCATTCCATGGAGGTGAGCTTCGGCAGGAAGCGCTGGCGTTGTTCTTCATTGCCGAAACGGTCGATCATCGAAGCCACCATGTTGTGGATCGAGATGAAGGAAGAAAAGGCCGGATCGGCATGTGACAGCGCTTCGAAGATCAACACCGCGTCGAGCCGGCCGAGCGCGGAACCGCCGACGTCGTCCCTGATATAGATGCCGCCGAGTCCGAGCGGTCCGGTTTCACGGATCACGTCGGCGGGGAAGTGTTTCCTGCGATCCCAGTCGAGCGCGTTCGGCGCGACGCGATCTGCGGCGAAGGCCTGCGCCATCTCCTGGATGGCGCGCTGTTCCTCGTTGAGTTCGAACTGGCTGGTGCTCGCATCGACCGCGGCGTCCATGGCGTGCTCCCTGATGTCTGACCTGCTGGCCTGTCTTTTTTGGCTTTGCGCGCGCACCAATCTAGACCAATGATGCCGCCGCGCAACCCGACCTTCCGCGGAGCGGCTGTGCACCAATGCATGCCCGGAGCAAGATGTGACGACAAAATTCGATGAGCTGTTGGGACAGTTCCACGCCTATCTTGCTTCCGTCGATGACACCCCGGTGCGCGAGGCCGTGGCGCGCATCGGCTGGGACATGCCGGCCCGCGATCTGGAGCCGCATGCGCTTGGCTGCCTGCGCCATCTGGATCGCGCGACTGAGCTGGCGCCGACGGCCGCGAAACCGCTGGTGCAATTGCTGGCACGGCAGCGCAACGACCTCCATTGGGGGCAGACTTACAGCGAAGCGGATTTCGGAAAAGATTTCATCGACAATTACGGCTGGCTGGAAATCTTCGGCACGCGCGGCCATTTCGCCAATGACGTTGTCGCGGCCGGCCTGCTGATCCTTGGGCCCGGGATCGTCTATCCCGACCACCATCACGTTGCCGAGGAGATCTATATTCCGCTGACCGGCGGCACCGAATGGCGCATGGGCGAGGGCGGCTTTCGCACGCGTGAAGCCGGCGAGGTCGTCCACCACGCTTCCAATGTCAACCATGCCATGCGCACGGGCAAGGAACCGTTGCTGGCGCTTTATATCTGGCGCGGCGGGCCGCTGGCGCAGAAATCCACGATCACCGGAACCGCGACGCAGGGCCGGAGCTGATGACTAGGGCAATCATGCTGCAAGGCACGGGTTCGGATGTCGGCAAGACGGTGCTGGTCGCCGGGCTGTGCCGCGCCGCCAGGAATCGCGGCCTGAAGGTGCGGCCGTTCAAGCCGCAGAACATGTCGAACAACGCTGCCGTTGCCGATATTCCCGGTGACAACAACCATGACGGCGGCGAGATCGGCCGCGCGCAATGGCTGCAGGCGATCGCTTGCGGGGTTACGCCGTCGGTCCATATGAACCCGGTGCTGCTCAAGCCGCAGACCGATGTCGGCGCCCAGGTCATCGTCCAGGGCAAGGTGTTCGGCGAAGCGCGGGCGCGCGACTATCAGGCGCTGAAGAGCCGGCTGATGGATGCGGTGCTCGATTCCTGGGGCAAGGTCGGCGAGGGCGCCGATCTCGTCATCGTCGAGGGTGCCGGCTCGCCAGCCGAAATCAACCTCAGAAGTCGCGACATCGCCAATATGGGTTTTGCCACGCGCGCCGACGTGCCGGTGGTGCTGGTCGGCGACATCGATCGCGGCGGCGTCATCGCCTCGGTCGCCGGAACGCATCTGATCCTGCCGGAAGAGGACCGGCGCATGATCGTCGGCTACCTCATCAACAAGTTCCGGGGCGATGTTTCGCTGTTCGATGACGGCCTGAAGGCGATCGAGAAATTCACGGGATGGCGCTGTTTTGGCGTCGTGCCGTGGCTGAAGGCGGCGGCCCGGCTGCCCTCGGAGGATTCGGTGGTGCTGGAGCGGCTGGCGTCCGGCGAAGCGCGCGCGCTGAAAGTGGCGGTGCCGGTGCTTGGCCGCATCGCCAATTTCGACGATCTCGACCCGCTCAAGGCCGAGCCGCAGGTCGAGGTGGTCTTCGTGCCTCCGGGAAAGAAGCTGCCGGCCGATGCCGGGCTGGTGGTCATTCCCGGCTCCAAGTCGACGATCGGCGACCTCTTGAAGTTTCGCGAGAATGCCTGGGACCGGGACTTAGCGGCGCACCGCAAGCGCGGCGGCCATGTCGTCGGCATTTGCGGCGGCTTCCAGATGCTCGGCCGCGTGGTGCGCGATCCCGACGGCATCGAAGGCAGCGTCACCGAGGCCGAAGGGCTGGGTTTGCTCGATATCGAAACGGTGATGGAGCCGGAGAAGACGGTGCGCAATGTCAGCGCCCGCTCGGTGCCGTTCGACCTGCCGCTCGAGGGCTACGAGATTCATCTCGGCCGCACCACCGGCCCGGACACCAGGCGACCGTCGGCGATCATCAACGGCGTCGAGGATGGTGCGATCTCCGCCGACGGCAAGGTGATCGGCACCTATATGCACGGTCTGTTCGGCGCCGATGCCTTTCGGGGAAAATTCCTCGAAAGCCTCGGCATCAAAGGCGGGGGCATCGATTACCGGGCCGAGGTCGAGCGGGCGCTGGACGAGGTCGCGGCCGAGCTGGAGGGCCATCTCGACTGTGACGCGATTTTTGGGCTTGCTCGGTAAGCCCGTAACATAGGCGATCAGCTGAAACGCCCGACACTTCGTCATCCACGGGCGGAGCAAGGAGCGCAGCGACGCGGCGCAGACCCGAGGATCCATGCCGCGACTTGGCGGACACAAGCATGCTGATTCAAGCCTTTTCACCTGCCTTCGGCCAGTAGGTGCCGAACGACCAGACATTGCCTTCGGGATCACGGCAGATGAATTCGCGGCTGCCATAATCGCGGTTCGTCAGTTCCTGGATGATCGTCGCGCCGCCCCTTCTGGCTTTGGCGTAGGCGGCGTCGGCATCGTCGACGGCGATATAGATCGACTTGCCGCCGCCTGAACCGGGTTCGCCGACCATCTTGCCGTAGTCGTCGTCGCGCACCGTGCCCAACATGATCATCGAAGAGCCGAAGACCAGTTCGGCATGGTGCACGACATCGCCTTCGCCATAGCGGGCGCGAACGCTGAAGCCGAAGGCTTCACAGAGCCAGTCGATCATTTTCGCCGCGTTTTTGTAACGCAGGGCAGGGTAGAGGCGGGGGGCTTCAGTGGTTGCGGGCATGGGAACCTCCTTCATCTGGATTGGTCTATTCCTCACACTGTTCGAAGACCGTTCCAGCGTCTTGAAGAAATGTTACCTGGCCGAAAGTGCCGTCGGCGTCTCGCCGGCAAGAACGCGGAACTCGCGCACCAGATGCGCCTGGTCGGCATAGCC
Coding sequences within:
- a CDS encoding aspartate aminotransferase family protein: MTYQNYSLKQLQQIDAAHHLHPFTDHKELREAGARVITHAKGPFIYDSEGTELLDGMAGLWCVNIGYGRDELAEAAYAQMKELPYYNSFFKCSTPTPVLLSKKLAEIAPRNVNQVFYGSSGSEANDTALRLVRHYWVLEGKPEKNRVISRKMAYHGSTIAGTSLGGMDAMHKQLNGAVPNIVHVMMPYAYDLALPGESDHDFGLRAAKSVEDAILEAGADKVAAFIGEPVMGAGGVKIPPASYWPEVQRICRKYDVLLMLDEVITGYGRTGEWFAAQTFGIEADTITTAKALTSGYQPLSALLVGDRIASTLVEKGGEFNHGYTYSGHPVACAVALKNLEIIEQEGLVDRVRNDTGPYFARALQERIAGHDLVGEVRSIGLMGAIEIVKDKATKERFLPSGSAAVTVRDHAIANGMMLRATGDTMILSPPLIWTRDTIDMACERIGKALDLAQADLRRR
- a CDS encoding cytochrome c oxidase assembly factor Coa1 family protein — protein: MAGQPLNQPAEIPAELDRWNWGAFFLNWIWGIGNSTFIALLALIPVVNLIMIIVLGARGSRWAWRNRAWRDAEQFRKTQRNWAIAGLAVWVVSIGGCATMVGSIPFVLKGSDAFRMTMDAVRADTRVKAAIGDDVTNNFWVGGHLNVNANGAGDAQFSIPVHGAKGKGTVFSHLVRNAGTWSTRLLVVRVDGVDAPIVLTNEDHVPIPGAAIGI
- the mmsB gene encoding 3-hydroxyisobutyrate dehydrogenase translates to MTTIAFIGLGNMGNPMAANLVKAGHAVHGFDLMPENLTVAREHGITVMANAVAAVKDADTVITMLPAGKHVLSVYEDIAPKAKKNALFIDSSTIDVESARKAHAIAAKRGLLSIDAPVSGGTGGATAGTLTFMAGGSDGAFAAAEPILKPMAGRIVHCGGDGAGQAAKICNNMILGISMIGVAEAFVLAEKLGLSHQALFDVASTSSGQCWSLTTYCPVPGPVPTSPANKDYKPGFAAALMLKDLKLSQEAALGAGAVTPLGAEAAQLYALFNAQGHGGADFSGIINFLRGNSA
- a CDS encoding four helix bundle protein gives rise to the protein MTGTINSYKDLIVWQQAMDLAVAIYALTKAWPKEELYGLTSQIRRSATSIPANIAEGYGRDNRGSYQQFLRIAQGSLKELETHLQIAERIGLATQDQADSMLLASEGIGKMLRQLIRKLAPE
- a CDS encoding isobutyryl-CoA dehydrogenase, with amino-acid sequence MDAAVDASTSQFELNEEQRAIQEMAQAFAADRVAPNALDWDRRKHFPADVIRETGPLGLGGIYIRDDVGGSALGRLDAVLIFEALSHADPAFSSFISIHNMVASMIDRFGNEEQRQRFLPKLTSMEWLASYCLTEPGSGSDAAALKTRAVKSGGDYVLNGAKQFISGAGDSDVYAVMVRTGADGPKGISTIVVPKDAPGLSFGANEHKMGWHMQSTRQVIFEDCKVPAENLLSGEGAGFGIAMAGLDGGRLNIAACSLGGAQSALDKALSYTAERKAFGSKINQFQALQFRLADMETELQAARIFLYAAASKLDRKAPDAGKWSAMAKRFVTDTGFDVANDALQLLGGYGYLHDYGIEKLVRDLRVHQILEGTNEIMRVIIARALIGR
- a CDS encoding dimethylsulfonioproprionate lyase family protein; amino-acid sequence: MTTKFDELLGQFHAYLASVDDTPVREAVARIGWDMPARDLEPHALGCLRHLDRATELAPTAAKPLVQLLARQRNDLHWGQTYSEADFGKDFIDNYGWLEIFGTRGHFANDVVAAGLLILGPGIVYPDHHHVAEEIYIPLTGGTEWRMGEGGFRTREAGEVVHHASNVNHAMRTGKEPLLALYIWRGGPLAQKSTITGTATQGRS
- a CDS encoding cobyric acid synthase; protein product: MTRAIMLQGTGSDVGKTVLVAGLCRAARNRGLKVRPFKPQNMSNNAAVADIPGDNNHDGGEIGRAQWLQAIACGVTPSVHMNPVLLKPQTDVGAQVIVQGKVFGEARARDYQALKSRLMDAVLDSWGKVGEGADLVIVEGAGSPAEINLRSRDIANMGFATRADVPVVLVGDIDRGGVIASVAGTHLILPEEDRRMIVGYLINKFRGDVSLFDDGLKAIEKFTGWRCFGVVPWLKAAARLPSEDSVVLERLASGEARALKVAVPVLGRIANFDDLDPLKAEPQVEVVFVPPGKKLPADAGLVVIPGSKSTIGDLLKFRENAWDRDLAAHRKRGGHVVGICGGFQMLGRVVRDPDGIEGSVTEAEGLGLLDIETVMEPEKTVRNVSARSVPFDLPLEGYEIHLGRTTGPDTRRPSAIINGVEDGAISADGKVIGTYMHGLFGADAFRGKFLESLGIKGGGIDYRAEVERALDEVAAELEGHLDCDAIFGLAR
- a CDS encoding VOC family protein — its product is MPATTEAPRLYPALRYKNAAKMIDWLCEAFGFSVRARYGEGDVVHHAELVFGSSMIMLGTVRDDDYGKMVGEPGSGGGKSIYIAVDDADAAYAKARRGGATIIQELTNRDYGSREFICRDPEGNVWSFGTYWPKAGEKA